In Mus caroli chromosome 9, CAROLI_EIJ_v1.1, whole genome shotgun sequence, a single window of DNA contains:
- the Entpd3 gene encoding ectonucleoside triphosphate diphosphohydrolase 3 produces the protein MFTVMTRQPCEQAGFRALSRTPAIVTLVVLLVSIVVLVTLTLIQIRHPQVLPPGLKYGVVLDAGSSRTTVYVYQWPAEKENNTGVVSQTFRCSVKGSGISSYENNPQDAPKAFEDCILKVKEQVPEHLHGSTRIYLGATAGMRLLRLQNETAAREVLESIQSYFKSQPFDFRGAQIISGQEEGVYGWITANYIMGNFLEKNLWHMWVHPHGVDTTGALDLGGASTQISFVAGEKMEPNASDTVQVSLYGYTYTLYTHSFQCYGQNEAEKKFLAMLLQSPSTEANVSNPCYPQGYSTTFTLGHVFGSLCTEKQRPESYNSSESVTFMGTGDPRLCREKVASVFDFNACQEQDACSFDGIYQPKVQGPFVAFAGFYYTASALNLSGSFSLTSFNDSSWDFCRHTWSELPVLLSRFDETYARSYCFSAHYIYHLLVNGYKFTEETWPQIRFEKEVGNSSIAWSLGYMLSLTNQIPAGSPLIHLPIQPPVFMGVLAFFTAIALLCLAFLLYLCSAFRTKERSENAFDQAVDSD, from the exons ATGTTTACCGTGATGACCCGCCAGCCATGTGAACAGGCAG GCTTCAGGGCCCTCTCGAGGACTCCTGCCATCGTCACCTTGGTGGTCCTGCTTGTGAGCATTGTGGTACTCGTGACACTTACACTCATCCAGATCCGCCACCCACAGGTTCTCCCTCCGGGGCTGAAG TATGGTGTCGTGCTCGATGCTGGCTCTTCTAGAACCACTGTCTACGTGTATCAGTGGCCGGCAGAGAAGGAGAATAACACAGGAGTGGTCAGCCAAACTTTCAGATGCAGTGTGAAAG GCTCTGGGATCTCCAGCTATGAGAATAACCCCCAAGATGCCCCCAAAGCCTTTGAGGACTGTATACTAAAGGTCAAGGAACAGGTCCCAGAGCACCTCCACGGATCCACCCGCATTTACCTGGGAGCTACAGCTGGGATGCGCTTGCTGAG GTTGCAGAATGAGACAGCAGCTCGTGAAGTCCTTGAGAGCATCCAAAGCTACTTCAAGTCCCAGCCTTTTGATTTTAGGGGTGCTCAAATCATTTCTGGGCAAGAGGAAGGGGTGTATGGATGGATTACAGCCAACTATATAATGGGAAATTTCCTGGAG AAGAACCTGTGGCACATGTGGGTGCACCCGCACGGAGTCGACACCACAGGAGCCCTGGATTTAGGTGGCGCCTCCACCCAGATATCCTTCGTGGCCGGGGAGAAGATGGAGCCGAACGCCAGCGACACGGTGCAGGTGTCTCTGTACGGCTACACGTACACTCTCTACACACACAGCTTCCAGTGCTATGGCCAGAATGAAGCAGAGAAGAAGTTCCTAGCCATGCTTCTGCAG AGCCCTTCCACAGAAGCCAACGTCAGCAACCCCTGCTACCCTCAGGGCTACAGTACCACCTTCACCTTGGGCCATGTGTTTGGCAGCCTGtgcacagagaagcagaggccagagagctACAACTCCAGTGAGAGCGTCACCTTCATGGGAACTGGTGACCCACGACTGTGCAGGGAGAAGGTGGCTTCTGTGTTTGACTTCAATGCTTGCCAAGAGCAAGACGCCTGTTCCTTTGATGGCATTTACCAGCCCAAGGTTCAAGGGCCATTTGTG gCGTTCGCAGGCTTCTACTACACAGCCAGTGCGCTAAACCTCTCTGGAAGCTTCTCCCTTACCTCCTTCAATGACAGCAGCTGGGACTTCTGCAGACACACTTGGAGCGAG CTCCCAGTCCTGCTCTCCAGATTTGATGAGACATATGCCCGGTCCTACTGCTTCTCAGCCCACTACATCTACCACTTGCTGGTAAATGGATACAAGTTCACTGAGGAGACTTGGCCTCAGATACGCTTTGAAAAAGAA GTGGGAAACAGCAGCATCGCCTGGTCCCTCGGCTACATGCTCAGCTTGACCAACCAGATCCCAGCTGGAAGTCCCCTGATCCATCTACCCATACAGCCACCTGTGTTTATGGGAGTTCTGGCCTTCTTCACGGCTATTGCCTTGCTGTGCCTGGCATTTCTTCTGTATCTATGTTCAGCATTCAGGACAAAGGAGCGCTCTGAGAATGCCTTCGACCAAGCAGTGGATTCTGATTGA